DNA sequence from the Halorussus sp. MSC15.2 genome:
AACGCGAGCGCTCAGGAGATAAGCCAACTCACCGACGAGCAGTCCGACCAGATGAGCCAGATTGCCAGCGAAGTGTCCAAGCAGAGCGCCACCATCGAGGAGATAGCGGCCAGCGCCGAGGAGGTCGGCGAGCAGAGTCGCGAGGCCCAGCAACTCGCCGAGGAGGGCCAGCAGCTCGGCCAGCGCGCCATCGAGGCGACCAGAGAGACCGACGAGACCCGCGAGAGCATCGTGGAGGACGCTCAGGCCCTTCAAGACGCAGTCGAGGAGATTGGCGACGCCGTGGACATGATAAACGACGTGGCCGACCAGACCAACTTGCTCGCGCTGAACGCCTCCATCGAGGCCGCCCGCGCTGGCGAGGCGGGAGACGGCTTCGCGGTGGTCGCCGAGGAGGTCAAGACGCTCGCCGAGGAGTCACAGGACCGCGCCGCCGAAATCGAGTCGATGGTCGAGCGCATCGAGGACCGCGCCCAGAGCACCCTCGACAGCCTCGGCGAGAGCGAGCGGTCCATCGCCGACACCGTCGAAGCGGTCGAGCGGACGGGCGGCAAACTCGAACGCATCGTGGACGCCGCGACCGAGACCGCGACCGGGATGGGCGAAATCACCGACGCGACCGACCAGCAGGCCGCCAGCACCGAGGAGGTCGCGAGCATGATAGACGACGCCGCCGCGAAGGCCGACCGGGTGTCCGAGGAGGTGGACACCATCGCCGCCGCGACCGAGGAACAGGTGATGATGATATCCGAACTCGACGAGACGGTCTCGAAACTGTAGCCCGGCGCGCGCTACCCCGTGTTCTTCATCCCGGCCGCAATACCCTTGACGGTCAGTCGAAGGGTGCGCTCCTCCTCGGGCGTCAGGTGCGACTGGGAGAGCAACTGGGTCTGGAGCAGGTTCAGCGGGTCCACGTAGGGGTTGCGCCGCTCCAGACTCCCTTCGAGCCACTCGCGCTTGAGCAGACTGTCCCGGCCCGTAATCTCGGTCACCAGTTCGACCGCACGGTCGTACTCGGCCTCGATACGGGGGAAGAACGCCTCTCGGCGCTCGGCGGGCGCGAGTCGGGCGTACTCGCCCGCGATTTCGAGGTCGGTCCGGGCCAGCGCCAAGGCGGCGTTGTCGAGCGTCGTCCGGAAGAACGGCCACTCGGCGTACATCTCTCGGAGCGTCGTCACGTCGCCGCCGCTCGCATCCGAGGCGCTCTGCGCCCCGCCGTCGAGGTAGGCGTCTAGCCCCTCCGCCAGCGCGTACCACCCGGGCAGGATACACCGGGCCTGCGTCCACGAGAACACCCACGGAATCGCCCGGAGGTCTTCGACCGTGCGCTCGCCCGACCGGGAGGCCGGGCGCGACCCCAGATTGAGTTCCTCGATGACCTCGATGGGGGTCGCGTCCTCGAAGTACGAGACGAACCCCTCGGTTTCGAGCAGGTCACGGTAGCCGTCGCGGGCGGCGTCGGCCGCGGTCTCCATCGCCTCGACCCACTCGTCGGGCACCTCCTCGACGGGTTCCCGGATGGCCTCGTGGCGGGCGCGCAACTGGGCGTCGAGCATCTGTTCGAGGTTGCGCTCGGCGATGCGGGGGTTGGCGTACTTCTCCGCGATGGCCTCGCCCTGCTCGGTGAACTTGACCTCGCCGGTCACCGTCTCGTTGGGGAGCGCGAGCAGGGCGTCGTTCATCGGACCGCCGCCCCGCGAGATGGAGCCGCCGCGACCGTGGAACAGGCGCATGCGCACGTCGTGGTCGTCGCAGATGGCCGCGAGGCGCTTCTGGTTGCGGTAGAGGCTCCAGTTGGCCGCGAGGAAGCCGTTCTCTTTGTTGGAGTCCGAGTATCCGAGCATGATTTCCTGCGTCCCGCCTCGCGCTTCGACCGCGGCCGCGTACGCCTCGTTCTCGAACAGCGTGCCCATGATTCGGCGCGCGCCCGACAGCGCCGACTCGGTTTCGAGCAGGGGAACCACGTCGAGTCCCGAGTATCCGGGGAGGTCCACGACTCCGGCTTGGTCGGCCAGAAACAGGACTTCGAGGACGTGACTCGGTTCCTCGGTCATGCTGATGCAGTAGGTGTCGATGGCCTCGACGCCGTACTCGGCCTGCCAGTCGGCGGTCCGGTCGAACAGCGTGAGGACGCGGCTCGCGGTGTCCGAGAGGTTGCCGGTGTCCGACACGTCGATAATCGGGTCGTCCTGAAGGATGGCCTCGGTCAGGGTCTCGACGCGCTCGTCCTCGTCCATCGCCTCGTACTCGACGCCTTCCCTCGCCAGCGCCTCGGCGACCGCCTCGGTGTGGTTCTTCCGGTGGTCGCGCAGGTCGAGACTCGCCAGCGAGAGACCGAAGGTGGCGACCCGCCGACGGAAGGGGTCCACCTTGTCCTCGGCGACGACCCCCGCGCCGTTCTCCCGCAGGCTCTCGGCGATGGCGTCCACGTCGGCCAGCAGTTCGTCGCTGTCGTCGTAGCCGCCGGGTCGCACGTCGCCCACTCGGTCGAGGCGTTCGCGCATCAGCTTCAGCTTCTGGCGGTAGGGTTCGTCGGGGTAGCGCTCCTCGGCCTCCGCGGCGACGCCGGGCAGGCGCTCGCGGTCGGCGTCGAGGCGCGCCTCGAACGCCTCGCTGACGGCGATGCTCCGGTCGTCCTGACTGAGGACGCCCGAGAGGCGCTTGCACTCCTCGCGGTAGCGCGACACCACGACCTCGCGCTGGCGTTCCAGCGTCTCGGCGGTCACGTCGGGGGTGACGAAGGGGTTGCCGTCCCGGTCGCTCCCGGCCCACGACCGGAACTCGAAGAGCTTGGGAATGTCCAGCGAGTCGAACTCCTCGCCCAGTTCGCGCTCCAGTTCGTCGTACACCTCGCCCACCACGTCGAACAGCGTGTTCTCGAGGTACCACTGGACGTTGAGCGCCTCGTCGGTGACCTCCGGCCTGCGCTCGCGGACCTGCGGCGTCTGCCAGAGACTCGTGACCTCGGCTTCGAGGTCGCGCTCGACGGCCGACTCCTCGCGGTCGGTCAGTCGGCGTTCGTCCAGCGTCTCGATGTCGTCGGCGACCGCCCGGAGCTTGGCCTTCACCGTCTTGCGCCGGGCCTCGGTCGGGTGGGCGGTGAAGGTGGGTTCGACCAGCACGTCGTCGAGTACCTGCTGGACCTCCGCCTCGTCCGCGCCCGCCTCGGCGAGGGTCTCGGCGGTGTCGGCCACGCTGTCGGCTAAGGTCCCGTTCTGGGACCCCTCCCGGATGGCTCGCACGCGCTCGCGCTCCTCCGCGAGGTTGATGAGTTCGAAGTACGTGGCGAACGCGCGGGCGACGATACCGGCGCGCTCAGGCGGTAAGTCGGCCAGTTCGGCCCGGAGCGCCTCGCGGCTCTCCACGTTGTCGCGTCGGTAGTCGATGGCCTCGGTGCGGACCGACTCGACCACGTCGA
Encoded proteins:
- a CDS encoding methyl-accepting chemotaxis protein encodes the protein MSGISDETGPSVVSPVELDARKSLVGFDAADADALSSLPFDERDGAVTDRLRDAYASREDVDDEQAAALANLGASLTDFGTGSADSGVTRTAGETYDTDFFAERGRFGAAHDEVGLPPSAYLCGHARWFEAVLPALRETLQTEVEQTVRELAPSATDAETDGGAVVGDDSKGDRIDALVEQVDARVGETFEQVASLAKLFALDVSVGLDAYELDDAETRSEVEALREDTERLEQELERADAIGDRTRATVADLDDSAAEVNASAQEISQLTDEQSDQMSQIASEVSKQSATIEEIAASAEEVGEQSREAQQLAEEGQQLGQRAIEATRETDETRESIVEDAQALQDAVEEIGDAVDMINDVADQTNLLALNASIEAARAGEAGDGFAVVAEEVKTLAEESQDRAAEIESMVERIEDRAQSTLDSLGESERSIADTVEAVERTGGKLERIVDAATETATGMGEITDATDQQAASTEEVASMIDDAAAKADRVSEEVDTIAAATEEQVMMISELDETVSKL
- the ppc gene encoding phosphoenolpyruvate carboxylase, with the protein product MQLHARDVGRDVRELGALLGDVLEAQTSAEAFDVVESVRTEAIDYRRDNVESREALRAELADLPPERAGIVARAFATYFELINLAEERERVRAIREGSQNGTLADSVADTAETLAEAGADEAEVQQVLDDVLVEPTFTAHPTEARRKTVKAKLRAVADDIETLDERRLTDREESAVERDLEAEVTSLWQTPQVRERRPEVTDEALNVQWYLENTLFDVVGEVYDELERELGEEFDSLDIPKLFEFRSWAGSDRDGNPFVTPDVTAETLERQREVVVSRYREECKRLSGVLSQDDRSIAVSEAFEARLDADRERLPGVAAEAEERYPDEPYRQKLKLMRERLDRVGDVRPGGYDDSDELLADVDAIAESLRENGAGVVAEDKVDPFRRRVATFGLSLASLDLRDHRKNHTEAVAEALAREGVEYEAMDEDERVETLTEAILQDDPIIDVSDTGNLSDTASRVLTLFDRTADWQAEYGVEAIDTYCISMTEEPSHVLEVLFLADQAGVVDLPGYSGLDVVPLLETESALSGARRIMGTLFENEAYAAAVEARGGTQEIMLGYSDSNKENGFLAANWSLYRNQKRLAAICDDHDVRMRLFHGRGGSISRGGGPMNDALLALPNETVTGEVKFTEQGEAIAEKYANPRIAERNLEQMLDAQLRARHEAIREPVEEVPDEWVEAMETAADAARDGYRDLLETEGFVSYFEDATPIEVIEELNLGSRPASRSGERTVEDLRAIPWVFSWTQARCILPGWYALAEGLDAYLDGGAQSASDASGGDVTTLREMYAEWPFFRTTLDNAALALARTDLEIAGEYARLAPAERREAFFPRIEAEYDRAVELVTEITGRDSLLKREWLEGSLERRNPYVDPLNLLQTQLLSQSHLTPEEERTLRLTVKGIAAGMKNTG